In Vigna unguiculata cultivar IT97K-499-35 chromosome 3, ASM411807v1, whole genome shotgun sequence, a single genomic region encodes these proteins:
- the LOC114179647 gene encoding uncharacterized protein LOC114179647: MRSTVGACIFCSCQYKQEIVELQELDQETVMAGVGGMMQGALPVFDGSRSMTGASRCKPSLASKMLQMLCLMDCLNWEQRQQTKRREITKPSRNLTDIVFDILMETLNQSEPTGLRRMLSPTPGSFQDREDLIKHVRDFGANQGYVVTIKKSRKDRRVILGCDRGGVYRNRQKIDESKRKRKATSQLINCPFEAIGKKEEEAWVLTIKNGDHNHEPLKDISEHPYSRRFTEEEVRQIKQMTKAGIKPRQVLKALEQSNPDMQSTPRHLYNLKAKIRQGNLSVCLHSLC; encoded by the exons ATGCGTTCAACAGTAGGCGCGTGTATTTTCTGTTCTTGTCAGTATAAACAAGAAATTGTGGAACTTCAAGAACTCGATCAAGAAACTGTCATGGCTGGAGTAGGAGGAATGATGCAGGGAGCGTTGCCGGTGTTTGATGGAAGTCGTTCGATGACCGGCGCATCAAGATGCAAGCCATCTTTGGCTTCCAAGATGTTGCAGATGTTGTGCTTGATGGATTGCCTGAATTGGGAGCAAAGGCAACAGACGAAGAGAAGAGAAATTACAAAGCCCAGCAGAAATTTGACA GATATTGTTTTTGACATATTAATGGAGACTCTTAATCAATCAGAGCCTACAGGACTAAGAAGGATGCTTTCTCCAACGCCCGGAAGTTTCCAAGACCGTGAAGACCTTATTAAACATGTTCGTGACTTTGGTGCTAATCAAGGATATGTTGTGACCATCAAGAAGTCCAGAAAGGATAGAAGAGTCATCCTTGGCTGTGACAGAGGGGGTGTCTATCGTAATAGGCAGAAAATTGATGAAAGTAAGCGCAAAAGGAAAGCAACTTCACAGCTTATAAACTGTCCTTTTGAAGCCATTGGTAAAAAGGAGGAAGAAGCATGGGTACTTACCATAAAAAATGGAGATCACAACCATGAACCATTGAAAGACATTTCAGAACATCCTTATAGTCGACGTTTCACTGAGGAAGAAGTGAGACAAATCAAACAAATGACCAAAGCTGGTATAAAACCTCGTCAAGTGCTTAAAGCTCTCGAGCAAAGTAATCCAGATATGCAATCAACACCAAGACATTTGTACAACCTCAAAGCAAAGATTCGTCAGGGAAATCTATCAG TGTGTTTGCATTCCCTCTGCTAA